The Streptomyces liliiviolaceus sequence CCGACGACGAGCTGCGCGCCGCCCTCGACAAGACGCTCGACCCGTATCCGCAGGTGCAGGTACGCGACCTGGCGGACTACAAGAAGCTGATCCACGACCAGATCGCCGTGCTGCTCTACCTGGTGTACGCGCTGCTGGGGCTCGCGATCGTCATCGCGGTGCTCGGCGTGGTCAACACCCTCGCCCTGTCGGTCGTGGAGCGCACCCGCGAGATCGGACTGCTGCGCGCGATCGGTCTCGGCCGCCGGCAGCTGCGCCGGATGATCCGGCTGGAGTCGGTGGTGATCGCCGTGTTCGGCGCGGTCCTCGGGCTCGCGCTCGGCCTCGTGTGGGGCGTGTGCGTGCAGCAGGTCCTCGCCCTGCAGGGGATGAAGGCGTTCGCGATCCCGTGGACCACGCTGGTCGCGGTCGTGGTGGGCTCGGCCGTCGTGGGCATCGTGGCGGCCCTGCTCCCGGCGCTGCGCGCGTCCCGTATGAACGTGCTGGCCGCCATCGCGCACGAGTGACCGGCCCGGGACGGGCGACCCCGCCCCGGGAGCTGTCCGGATCGTGGAATTCCGTGTCCAGGTGCGGCACCCGTGATGGGATCGGCGCATGAGTGATCTTCGGATACGGGCCGCCGTGCCCGACGACCTCGACGCCGTCCTCGCCTTCTGGCGGACCGCCGCCGAAGGGACCAGCATCAGCGACGACCGGGACGGCGTGGAGCGGCTGGTCGCCCGCGATCCCGAGGCGCTGATCCTCGCCGAGCGGGACGGTGAGCTGGTGGGCACGGTCGTCGCCGGTTTCGACGGCTGGCGCTGCCATCTGTACCGGCTCGCGGTGGACCCGGCCCGGCGCCGCCAGGGCATCGGCTCGGCGCTCCTGGCGGCGGCCGAGGACCGGTTCGTACGGCTCGGCGGACGCCGCGGCGACGCGATGGTGCTGGCCCGCAACGAAACCGCGCACCATGCCTGGCGTGCCGCGGGGTATGCGCCGGAGGAGCACTGGCGGCGCTGGGTCAAGCCGCTGGTCGAGTGACCCGCCCTCCAGGAAAGGCGTGAGCGTCCGCCCATGCGCGAGTCCCCCGACATCCGGCGCCGCGACGTCCGGCGCCCCGGCGTCCCACCGCGTCGACATCGCGCGCTTCCTCCGTACCTGCCCGATCATGGGACGGAGGTGACCCGATGACCGAAGTACTCCTGCTGGCCGTGGCCGTGCTGCTCTCGCTGGCCTGCGGCGCCTTCGTCGCGGCCGAGTTCTCCCTGACCACGGTCGAACGCAGTCAGCTGGAACGGGCCGTCGAGCGCGGCGAGGTCGGCGCGGCGGGCGCCCTCAGGGCCGTCAAGAACCTCACCTTCCAGCTCTCCGGCGCCCAGCTCGGCATCACCGTCACCAATCTGGTCGTCGGCATGCTCGCCGAGTCGTCCGTCGCGAAACTGATCGCCGGGCCCCTCGAATCGGCCGGGGTGCCGAGTTCGGCGACCCCGTCGGTCGCGCTGGTGATCGGTACGGCCCTGTCGACGGTCTTCCTGATGGTCGTCGGCGAGCTGGTGCCCAAGAACTGGGCGATCTCCTCGCCGCTCGCCGTGGCCAAACGGGTGGCGACCCCGCAGCGCTGGTTCAGCGCGGTGTTCCGGCCGTTCATCTCGCACCTCAACAACACCGCCAACCGGGTCGTACGCCGCTTCGGTGTCGAGCCCGCCGAGGAGCTGGCCTCCGCGCGCGGACCGCAGGAGCTGGTCGCCCTGGCCCGGCACTCCGCGAAACTGGGCGCCCTGGAGGCGGACACCGCCGAACTGTTCGTCCGCACGCTGAACCTCGCCGACCTCACCGCGGAGAACGTCATGACACCGCGGGTCCAGGTCGTCTCCCTGGACGTCCAGGCGACCTGCGAGGACGTGGCGAACGCGACGCGGGCGACCGGCCTCTCGCGCTTCCCCGTCCACCGCGGCACCCTCGACTCGGTCGTCGGGGTCGCGCACATCAAGGACGTCATCGGCGTACCCGCGGACCGCAGGGCCCGTACGGCCGTGTCGCAGGTGATGCGCGAGCCCCTGCTCGTACCGGAGACGCTGACCGTCGAACGGCTCCTCGACCGGCTGTCCGGCAGACGCACGATGGCCGTCGTCATCGACGAGTACGGCGGCACCGCCGGGGTCGCCACCCTGGAGGACATCGTCGAGGAGGTCGTCGGCGAGGTGCGCGACGAGCACGACCCGCACGAGACGCCCGACCTGGCCCCGGCCGGCACGGACGACGAGGGCCGCACGCTGTACTCGGCCGACGGCTCCGTACGCACCGACCGGCTCGCCCGCGTCGGGCTGCGCGCGCCCGACGGACCGTACGAGACGCTCGCGGGCCTCATGGCGACGGAGCTGGGGCGCATCCCCGTCGAGGGGGACACGGCCGAGGTCGCCGGGTGGCGGCTGGACGTGGTGGACGCGACGGGGCGGCGGGCCGCGCGGGTGCTGATGCACGCGCCGGCCGCCGCGGACACCCGCGCCGAGGCAAGCGGACCCCGGAAAGCCGGGCCGGGAGGGGCCGGAACCGAAGAGGCCGGAGCCGAAGGGACCGGATCCGAGGGAGGGCGGGGGCGATGACAGCCGTACAACTGCTGATCGGTCTGGCGACGCTGGTCGTGAACGCCTTCTTCGTGGCGGCCGAGTTCGCGTTGATCTCCGTACGCCGCAGCCAGATCGAGCCGTACGCGGAGGCGGGAGAGCGGCGGGCGCGCAGTGTGGTGTGGGGTCTGGAGCACGTGTCCGCGCTGATGGCGGCCGCACAGCTCGGCATCACGCTGTGCACGCTGGTCCTGGGTGTGGTCGCCGAGCCCGCCATCGCGCATCTGCTGGAGCCGGTCTTCCACGCGATGGGGCTGTCGACCGGCACCGGGCACGCGATCTCGTTCGTGATCGCGCTCGCCGCGGCCACGTATCTGCACATGCTGCTCGGCGAGATGGTGCCGAAGAACATCGCGCTGGCCGAACCGGTGCGTACGGCGCTGCTGCTCGGGCCGCCGCTGGTCGCCCTGTCGCGGGCGCTGCGGCCGGTGATCTTCACGGTGAACGCGTTCGCCAACTGGCTGCTGAAACTGCTGCGCGTCGAGGTCCGGGACGAGGTGTCCGCGACCTTCTCCGACACGGAGCTGGCCCGCCTGGTGAAGGACTCCGGCGAGGCGGGGCTCATCGACGACCGTGCCCAGGAGCGGCTGCACGACGCCCTGGAACTGGGGCGGCGGCCGGTGCGGGACGTGGTGCTGCCGCGGGAAAGTGTGGTCTACGCGCGCGTGGGCGTCACTCCCGAGCAGTTGGAGGCCCTGTCCGCCGAGTCCGGGTTCTCCCGCTTCCCCGTGGTGGACGACGGTCTGCGGATCGTGGGCTACCTGCACGTCAAGGACGCCCTGGACGCGATGCCGCGCGATCTGCCGTTCCAGGTGCGGGACATGCGGTCCATCGCCCGGGTCCGGGAGAGCACGCCGCTCGACGACGTCCTGACGGCGATGCGGCGCGGCCGTACGCATCTGGCGGCGGTGCTCGGCGCGGACGGGCGGCTGGCCGGGATGGTGACGATGGAGGACGTGCTGAGGGAGCTGTTCGGCCAGTCGGCGTGATCCCGCGTCCCCCGCATCCAGCGGTCGCGTCCGCGGCCCCGCCGCGCGGCAGACCGGTGGGTATGTGCACGCGCTATCATTTCTTCCGCCATGCAGACGAATGCCACCTTCACCAGCCTTGTCGCGGTCGGCGACTCCTTCACCGAGGGCATGTCGGACCGCCTTCCCGACGGTACGTACCGGGGCTGGGCGGACCTCCTCGCGGCCCGGATGGCCGCGCAGACGCCCGGCTTCCGCTACGCCAACCTCGCGGTGCGCGGCAAGCTCATCGGACAGATCGTCGCCGAGCAGGTGGACGCCGCGGTGGCCATGCAGCCCGACGTGATCACGCTGGTCGGCGGCCTCAACGACACCCTGCGGCCCAAGGTCGACATGGTGCGCGTCCGCGGACTCCTGGAGGAGGCCGTGGAGCGGCTCGCCCCGGCCTGCAAGCAGCTCGTCCTGATGCGCAGCCCCGGCCGCCAGGGCCCGGTCATGGAGCGGTTCCGCCCCCGTATGGAGGAGCTGTTCGTCTGCATCGACGACCTCGCCGTCCGCCACGGCGCGCTCGTGGTCGACCTCTACGGAGCGCGGTCCCTGGGCGACCCGCGCATGTGGGACGTGGACCGGCTGCATCTGACGGCCGAGGGGCACCGCCGGGTCGCCGAAGCGGTGTGGCAGGCGCTCGGGCACGCGGCGGAGGACGCCGAGTGGGGCACCCCGATGCCGCCCACCGCCCCGCCCGGCTGGGTCGCCCGCAGGACCGCCGACGCGCGCTTCGCCCGCCAGTACCTCCTGCCGTGGATCGGCCGCAGGCTGACCGGCCGCTCGTCGGGCGACGGCCGTGCGCCCAAACGCCCGGAACTGCTGCCGTACGAGGAGTACAAGGGGTCCGTGGAGTAGACGTCCCTGGAGCGGGCGACCGCCACCGGCCCGCTCTCGTAGGTTCCGACGAACGGGCCCGTGGCGCCGGCCTGCAGGAACCGCCAGTAGAATCCGTACACGTGACTGCGCCCGCAAAGCCCCGTATCCCGAACGTCCTCGCCGGCCGCTACGCCTCGGCCGAGCTCGCCACCCTGTGGTCCCCCGAGCAGAAGGTGCGCCTGGAGCGCCAGCTGTGGCTCGCCGTGCTGCGGGCCCAGAAGGACCTCGGGATCGAGGTGCCCGACGCCGCGCTCGCCGACTACGAGCGGGTCCTCGACCAGGTCGACCTGGCCTCGATCGCCGAGCGCGAGAAGGTCACGCGGCACGACGTGAAGGCGCGGATCGAGGAGTTCAACGACCTCGCCGGGCACGAGCACGTCCACAAGGGCATGACGTCCCGCGACCTCACCGAGAACGTCGAGCAGCTGCAGATCCGGCTCTCCCTGGAGCTGGTGCGCGACCGCACGGTGGCCGTCCTCGCGCGCCTGGGCAGGCTCGCGGGCGAGTACGGCGAGCTGGTCATGGCGGGCCGCTCCCACAACGTGGCGGCGCAGGCGACGACCCTCGGCAAGCGGTTCGCGACCGCCGCCGACGAACTGCTCGTCGCGCACGGCCGGGTCGAGGAACTGCTCGCCCGCTACCCGCTGCGCGGCATCAAGGGCCCGGTGGGCACGGCCCAGGACATGCTCGACCTGCTGGGCGGGGACGCGGCGAAGCTCGCCGACCTGGAGCAGCGGATCGCCGGGCACCTCGGCTTCTCGCAGGCCTTCACGTCGGTGGGCCAGGTCTACCCGCGCTCGCTGGACTACGAGGTCGTGACCGCGCTGGTGCAGATCGCCGCGGCCCCCTCGTCGACCGCCAAGACGATCCGGCTGATGGCCGGGCACGAGCTGGTGACCGAGGGCTTCAAGCCGGGCCAGGTCGGTTCCTCGGCGATGCCGCACAAGATGAACACCCGCTCCTGCGAGCGCGTCAACGGCCTGATGGTGATCCTGCGCGGCTACGCCTCGATGACGGGCGAGCTGGCGGGCGACCAGTGGAACGAGGGCGACGTGTCCTGCTCGGTGGTGCGCCGGGTCGCACTGCCGGACGCGTTCTTCGCGCTGGACGGCCTGCTGGAGACGTTCCTCACCGTCCTCGACGAGTTCGGCGCGTTCCCGGCGGTCGTGGCGCGCGAGCTGGACCGCTACCTGCCGTTCCTCGCGACGACCAAGGTCCTGATGGGCGCGGTGCGCGCGGGTGTCGGCCGTGAGGTCGCGCACGAGGCCATCAAGGAGAACGCCGTCGCCTCCGCCCTCGCCATGCGGGAGCAGGGCACCGAGCGCAACGAGCTGCTGGACAAGCTCGCCGCCGACGAACGCCTCCCGCTCGACCGCGCCCAGCTCGACGCGCTGATGGCCGACAAGCTGTCCTTCACGGGCGCCGCCGCCGACCAGGTGGCCGCGGTCGTCGCGCGCGTCGAGGAGATCCTGAAGCAGCACCCGGAGGCCGCGGGCTACACGCCGGGGGCGATCCTCTGACGCGGTTCACCCCCGCCGAACTGGAGGCCGCCCGCGACCGGCTCGTGCCGGATGTCGTCGCGGACGGTCTCCAGGTGCTGTTCTGCGGTATCAACCCCGGGCTGATGACGGCCGCGACGGGCCACCACTTCGCGCGCCCCGGCAACCGCTTCTGGCCCGTCCTGCATCTGTCCGGCTTCACCCCGCGGCAGCTGAAGCCCTCGGAACAGGACGAGTTGCTCTCGTACGGGCTCGGCATCACCAATGTGGTGGCGCGGGCGACTGCCAGGGCCGACGAGCTGAGCGCGGCCGAGTACCGGGAGGGCGGGCGGCTGCTCGCCGCCAAGGTCGAACGGCTGCGTCCGCGGTGGCTCGCGGTGGTGGGCGTCACCGCCTACCGGGCGGCCTTCGACGACCGCAAGGCCGTGATCGGCCCCCAGGAGCGGACGTTCGGCGACACGCGCGTATGGGCCCTGCCCAACCCCAGCGGCCTGAACGCCCACTGGACGGCGGCGACGATGGCGGAGGAGTACGGGCGCCTGCGGGAGGCGGCAGCGGACCGGGCCCCGTAAGGGGCGCGGGGAACTGCGCGACCAGACCCCACCGGCCCGCAGACGAATCACCACGCTCCCGGCGCAGCCGGCACGCGGGGCGGGTCCGGTCAGGCCCGGTCAGGGCGGAGGCAACTCCGTGACCAGGGCAAGGAGTTGGAACTCCGAACCTTCCACCGGCTCGGCGACCCCCACGGCCACCCACCGCCCCGTACCGTCGGCCTCCCAGAGATCCACGTACCCCACGTAGGCACTCAGGTACGCCCACGGCTTCGGTATTCGCTCCTCGGGATCCTCGGAGCGCAGGAAGACACCCGCCAGACTCCTCGGCTCCGCCGAACCCCACCGCTCCCCCAGCCGCTGCGAAACGCCCTCTCTGTAGGCGGTGAACTGGTCCGCGATCTCCTCTCGTCCGGACCGGTCGCCCGTCCCGAAACCGTGCGTCGTCTCCAGTACCACCAGGTGGTAGCCGGGTCCTCCCGCGCCGACCTCCGACCAGCCGTGCGCCGCGGGGAAGTCGCGGACGCACAGCTCGTCGATCGTGGCGAGGTGTCGCTCAGTGGTCATGAAGTCCAGTAAAGCGGTCACCACTGACATGTGTCGGCCCGTCAGGTGACAACGGCCGTCCGGACTCACGCGTCCCGGCGGTGCACACCCCACCATCCGGCCAGGAGCGCGGCCGACGTCCACACCGCTGTCACCGCGAGCCCCGCCCACGGCCCGAGCAGGCCGTCCCAGCTCTCGTGCAGGACCACCTGCCCCGCCCGGTCGGGCAGGAGATCGGCGGCGTTCCCGGACATGTCGCCGACCACGAAGGAGACCAGCAGGAGGAAGGGGATGAGGATGCTCAGCGTGGTGACGCCGCTGCGCAGCAAGGCGGTCAGACCAGCCGCGAACAGCGCCATCAGGGCCAGACAGATCCCGCAGCCCACGACCGCGCGCAGTCCCTCGCCCCAACTCACCCCGTCGGCCCGGTCACCGAGGACGGCCCAGCCCACGGCGAGGCTCACGCCCCCGGTGAGGAGGCCGACGGCCAGGGCGGGGATGCCGACGGCCGCCACCTTCGCCGCGAACCACCGTCCGCGGCGGGGCACCGCGGTCAGCGAGACCCGCAGGGCCCCTCCCTGGAACTCGGACGACACGGCCTGCGCGCCGAAGGTGATCGCCGCGATCTGCCCGAAGTTGACGCCGAAGAACGCCGTGAACAGCGGGTCGAAGTCCCCGTCCGTGTCCCCGGAGCCGTCGGCCCCGGCCAGCGCGGTGAAGACCGCGGTGACGAGGACGACGGCGGCCAGTCCCACGACAAGCGACCGCAGGGTGCGGATCTTGAGCCACTCCGCGTGGAGTACGGGTGCGAACGACATGGTCAGGCCTCCTGCGGCTGGGCCGCGGACTGGGCGGCGAACTCGGCCTCCGTGACCGTCAGATCGAGGTAGGCCTGTTCCAGCGTGCCTTCCTCCGCGGCCAGTTCGAGGAGGGGCAGACCCGCGCCCGAGGCGAGGCGGCCGATGTCCTCCACGCGCGCGTGGCGCACGATCCACCGTTCGCCCCCGCTCCCTCCTGGCGTCTCCCCTTCACCCTCTCCTTCGTGGCGCGCGGCCTCGTATCCGTGCCGTGCGAGCAGGTCGCGCAGGGCCGCGCCGTCCGTGGTGCGGACCCGTACCCGGGGGTCCACGCGCGCCTGGACGAACTCCCGCATCGCCATGTCGGCGAGCAGCCGGCCGCGGCCCAGCACGACGAGGTGGTCGGCGAAGGACGCGGTCTCGTGCATCAGATGGCTGGAGACGAGCACGGTGCGGCCCTCGCGGGCGAGCCGGCGCAGCAGTTCCCTGATCCAGATGATGCCTTCGGGGTCGAGGCCGTTGGACGGCTCGTCGAGCAGGACCACCGGCGGGTCGCCCAGGAGGGCCGCGGCAATGCCCAGGCGCTGCCTCATGCCCAGGGAGTACGTCTTGACGCGGCGGCGGGCGACCGGGGCGAGGCCGGTCTCCGCCAGGACCTCGTCCACGCGGGTCCCGGGCAGGCGGTTGCTCGCCGCGAGCGCCCGCAGATGGTCCCGCGCGGTCCGCGAACCGTGCGCGGCCTGCGCGTCGAGCAGGGCGCCGACGTGGCGCAGCGGCTCCTCCAGCGTCGCGTACGGCTGCCCGCCGACGGTGGCGGTTCCGGAGGTGGGCCGGTCGAGGCCGAGCACGAGCCGCATGGTGGTGGACTTGCCCGCGCCGTTGGGGCCGAGGAAGCCGGTGACCCGGCCCGGCTCGACACGGAAGGTCAGCCGGTCCACGGCGCGGGTGGTGCCGTACTCCTTGGTGAGTTCTTGGACGTCGATGCTGGTCATGGCCCAAGGCTGGCTTCCGGGAGGGGTGTTGGGCCTCCCCCGCCCGGGGAGGACGTCTCCCCCGCTCGGGGGAGGCTCGTTGTCGGTGCCGACTGGCACGATGACGCCATGGCCCGCCTGCTGCGCCCGCTGACCCGTTGGACGACGTACACCCGCTTCCTCCACCTGTGGGTTCCCATGCTGGTCAGCAGCGTGTGGATCTTCATCGACCCCGCGACCCCGTGGGCGCCCGCGCTGGTGCTGCCCCTGCTGGGGCTGATCCCGGCCGTGCGGCGCGGCGAGGGTGTGCAGGCGCAGGTCATGCTGATGCGGGACGGCAACGACCCGGCCGTCTCGGCCATCTCGGTCGTGCCGTCGGCCACCTGGCGGGACCGGCTGCGGACCGTGCTGTGGCTGCAGGCGCGCATGGTGCTCGGCTGGGCGGCGGCGGGGGTCAGCGTCTGGCTCCCGCTGATCACCGTGGACCTGATCCGCATCTCGACCGGTTACGTACCGGACGACAACCCGTTCCTGCCGGTGCCGCACGCGCACTGGGCGTACGCCCTGCTCGCGCCGCTGCCGCTGATCGCCCTCTACGGAGCGTTCATCGGTCTCGGGACGCTGATCACGGTCCTCGCACACCGCCTTCTGGGGCCGTCGGCGGCGGAGCGGGTCGCCGCCCTGGAGGAGCGCACCGAGCAGCTCCTGGAGCGCACCCGCATCGCGCGTGAACTGCACGACTCGATCGGTCACGCGCTGACGGTGGCCGTGGTGCAGGCGGGTGCCGCGCGGGCCGCGGGGGACCCGGAGTTCACCGACCGGGCGCTGCTCGCCATCGAGGACACCGGCCGGGCCGCGCTGGAGGACCTGGAGCGGGTGCTCGGTGTGCTGCGCGAGTCGCGCGGGCCCGCGAGCGGCCGGCCGACCCTGGTGGAGGCCGACCGGCTGCTGGAGTCCGCCCGCGGCTCCGGGGCGAAGATCGACGCCGAGCTGACGGGCGCCCTGGAGACCGTGCCCGGGCCGGTCTCCCGTGAGGGCTACCGCATCCTCCAGGAGTGCCTCACCAACGTGCTGCGGCACGCGGAGGACTCGGTGCCCGTCCGCGTCCGTGTCGCCGTCGAGGAACGGACGCTCTCGCTGGAGGTGCGCAATCCGCTGACGGCCGAGATACCGGGCGGCCCGGGCAGCGGTGTGCGGGGCAGCGGGCTGCGGGGCATCCGGGAGCGGGCCGCGCTGCTCGGCGGCCGGGCGAGAACCGGCCCGGACGACGGTGACTGGCAGGTGCACGTCGAACTGCCGCTGCGCTGATCTACGCTGGCCGGATGCCGGTCACCGTTCTGCTCGTCGACGACGAACCCCTCGTACGGGCCGGTCTGCGTGCCGTTCTGGAGGCGCAGCCCGACATCGCGGTCGTCGGGGAGGCCGCGGACGGCGCCGCGGTCATTCCGCTGGTGCGGCGGCTGCGGCCCGACGTCGTCGCGATGGACGTCCGGATGCCGCTGATGGACGGCATCGAGGCCACCCGCGCGGTGCTGCGGACCGTCGACGGGCCGCCGAAGATCCTCGTGATCACGACGTTCGAGAACGACGAGTACGTGTACGAGGCGCTGCGCGCGGGTGCCGACGGTTTTCTGCTGAAGCGGGCCCGGCCTGCGGAGATCGTGCACGCCGTGCGGCTGGTCGCCGAGGGCGAGTCGCTGCTGTTCCCGGCCTCCGTACGGCAGTTGGCCGCCGAGTACGGGGGCAGCGACGGGAATCCCGCGGCCCGGGCCGCGCTGCGGCGGGCGGCGCTGACCGAGCGCGAGGAGGAGGTGCTGCGGCTGATGGCACGGGGTCTGTCGAACGCGGAGATCGCCGCACGGCTGGTCGTCGGCACCGAGACGGTCAAGTCCCACGTCAGCGCCGTACTGGCGAAACTGGGGGCCCGGGACCGTACTCAAGCGGTGATCGCGGCATACGAGTCCGGGTTCGTGGCACCCGGCTGATTCCGGTCAGTGGCAGGGGTCCGGAACGGGCAGGTGATCCCCGGCACTCGCCGGGACCCGCCGCGCCGAGTACGATCCGGCCAACCAACACGCGCACGAGCTGGGAGGACGGACGTTGGGGCAGTTGACCGGCGGGGATCCCTCTCTGCTGCGGAGGATCAACTCCGCGGTGGTGCTGCACGCGCTGCGGGCCACGGACTTCGCGACACTCACCGAGATCACACGGGTGACCGGGCTGTCCCGGCCCACCGTCGAGGGCGTCGTCGAAGGGCTCATCGACGGCGGACTCGTCGTCGAGACGGCGGCCGACGAGAGCGCCGCACGACGCCAGGGCCGGCCCGCGCGCCGGTTCCGCTTCCGGGCGGAGGCGGGCCATCTGCTGGGCCTGGAGATCGGCCCGCACCGGGTGGCCGTGCTCCTGTCGGACCTGGACGGGCGGATACTCGGTTCGCTCGCCAAGGACGTCTGCGAGACGGCGTCGGCGGACGAACGGCTCGAACGGCTGCGTACGGCCGTCGCGGAGCTGCTGCGCCGTGCCGGGGTCGCGCGCGGCTCCCTGCGGGCCGTCGGAGCGACCTCGCCGGGCATCGTCGAGACCGACGGCACCGTACGCCTGTGCACGGCGCTGCCGGAGTGGACGGGGCTGGCGCTGGGCGAACGGCTGCGCCGCTCCTTCAAGTGCCCGGTGATCGTGGAGAACGACGCCAACGCGGCGGCGGTCGCCGAGCACTGGAAGGGCGCCGCCACCGAATCCGACGACATGGTGTTCGTGCTGGCCGGGCTGAGCCCCGGGGCCGGTTCCCTCATCGGCGGGCGGCTGCACCGCGGCTTCGGAGGGGCGGCCGGTGAGATCGGCGCGCTCCATCTGCTGGGCCGGGAGGTCACTCCGGAGACGCTGCTGTCCACGACCGACGAGCCGCTGCACCCGCTCGACGAGCAGGCGGTGGCGGAGGTCTTCAGGCATGCGCGCGCGGGCGACGAGCGGGCCCTGGCGGCCGTCGAGCGCTTCATACAGCGGCTGGTGCACGACGTCGCCGCGCTCGTCCTGGCCCTCGACCCCGAGCTGGTCGTGATCGGCGGGTGGGCGGCGGGTCTCGACGGCGTACTGGAGCCGCTGCGCAAGGAGCTGGCCCGCTACTGTCTGCGGCCGCCGCGGGTGACGCTGTCGCTCCTGGGCGAGGCGGCCGTGGCGACGGGCGCGCTGCGACTGGCTCTGGACCATGTGGAGGAGCAGCTCTTCGCGGTGGAGAGCACGGTGACGGCCCGCCGCTGAGAACGCGGCGGGCCGTACGGCCGTAACAGCGGAACGTCGCGCTCCGGAGGTCGGAGCGCGACGCACGCGCGCGGGTGCCGCAGGTCGACGTCTGCTGTCGCCGGGGGACGCCGGATGACGGCGGTCAGGAAGCCCGGCGCTCCGGGTCGTGGTGGATCTCCACACCGCCGGAGTCCCCGAAGGTCAGCCGGCAGGTGTCGGCGCGGTAGGTCGCGACGGAGACCGCCGCCGTACGCCCCTCGGCGAAGTAGCGGGTCGTGACGACGAGGACGGGCGCGCCGGGGAGCCGGTCCAGTTCCTTGGCGTCGTCCGCGCGCGCGGAGCCCAGCTCCACGGCACGGTCCTCACCCTCCAGGTCCAGGCGCGCCAGCTCCCGCAGCACCGCACGCGCGCGTGCGGTGCCCGACGGGGCGTCGATGCCGGACAGGTCGGGCACCGACGAGGCCGGGATGTAGAGAAGTTCGGCGGCGACGGGCTGGCCGTGCGTCACCCGGGAGCGGCGCACGATGTGCACCCGGTCCTCGGGGGCGCTCTCCAGGATCTGGGCCACCGCCGAGGGCGGGGGCGCCGTCACGCAGTCGGCGGACTGCCAGGCGTCACCAGCGGCGCCCGGCCACGCGTGCTGCTCGGAGGCGACGGCCACGCCCATGCGCGGCGGTGCCACGGTCGTACCGACTCCGCGGCGACGCTGGAGTCGCCCTTCCAGTTCCAGCTGTTCGAGGGCCTGGCGGAGCGTGGCCCTCGCGACGCCGAACCGGGCCGCCAGGTCGCGCTCGTTGGGGAGGATCTCCCCCACCGAGAACTCGGAGTCCAGTGCTTCGCTGAGCACGGTCTTCAGATGCCAGTACTTGGGCTCCGGCACCGTATCCAACTGCGTGGTCCCCACCGTGTCCTCCGCAATCGCCGTGTCCCGGCGGCTTTTAGCGCCCTTGTTTATTAAAGGTTCCTGCACTATCCCAGCGACCATATGGCGACCCCCACCCTTGGTCAAGACCAATCCTCGATCCGTTACAGCTCGCACAGGCGTGTTGCCGCAGAGCGTTCATACGACGTTCGCGATACGCCCCATACGTGACACAACGGCAAAGCCCCCGTCTCCTGGACGGGGGCTTCCGCGTACGGCCGGCAGGACGCTGTCCGCCGACGGCCGTCAGTCGGTGGCGAGGGACAGCAGCTTCTCCGGGTTGCGGACGATGTAGACGCACTGGATGCGGCCGTCGGCGATGTCCAGCTGGAAGACGCTGTCGGGCTTGCCGCCGGACAGCACCAGGAACGCCGGTCCGCCGTTGACCTCCAGGAAGCGGAACGTCGCTTCCGACACGCCCTTTTTCATGACTCCGCCGAGGAAGCGGCCCACCTTGTCGGCCGACTCGATGACCCGCACCGGTGCCGAGGCGAGCCCGCCGCTGTCGCCGATCAGGCGCACGTCCGGGGCCAGCAGGGACATCAGCCCGTCGAGGTCGCCCTCCGTCGCCGCCGCGAGGAACCGCTCGGTGAGGTCGCGGCGCTCGGCGGGGTCGACCTCGTAGCGCGGCCGCCGCTCCTCGACGTGCCGCCGGGCCCGCCCGGCGAGCTGCCGGACCGCGGGCTCGCTGCGGTCGAGCGTGACGGCGATCTCGGCGTACGGGTAGCCGAACGCCTCCCGGAGCACGAACACCGCGCGTTCCAGTGGCGAGAGGGACTCCAGGACGACGAGGACGGCCAG is a genomic window containing:
- a CDS encoding ABC transporter permease subunit, which codes for MSFAPVLHAEWLKIRTLRSLVVGLAAVVLVTAVFTALAGADGSGDTDGDFDPLFTAFFGVNFGQIAAITFGAQAVSSEFQGGALRVSLTAVPRRGRWFAAKVAAVGIPALAVGLLTGGVSLAVGWAVLGDRADGVSWGEGLRAVVGCGICLALMALFAAGLTALLRSGVTTLSILIPFLLLVSFVVGDMSGNAADLLPDRAGQVVLHESWDGLLGPWAGLAVTAVWTSAALLAGWWGVHRRDA
- a CDS encoding ABC transporter ATP-binding protein, giving the protein MTSIDVQELTKEYGTTRAVDRLTFRVEPGRVTGFLGPNGAGKSTTMRLVLGLDRPTSGTATVGGQPYATLEEPLRHVGALLDAQAAHGSRTARDHLRALAASNRLPGTRVDEVLAETGLAPVARRRVKTYSLGMRQRLGIAAALLGDPPVVLLDEPSNGLDPEGIIWIRELLRRLAREGRTVLVSSHLMHETASFADHLVVLGRGRLLADMAMREFVQARVDPRVRVRTTDGAALRDLLARHGYEAARHEGEGEGETPGGSGGERWIVRHARVEDIGRLASGAGLPLLELAAEEGTLEQAYLDLTVTEAEFAAQSAAQPQEA
- a CDS encoding sensor histidine kinase, producing MARLLRPLTRWTTYTRFLHLWVPMLVSSVWIFIDPATPWAPALVLPLLGLIPAVRRGEGVQAQVMLMRDGNDPAVSAISVVPSATWRDRLRTVLWLQARMVLGWAAAGVSVWLPLITVDLIRISTGYVPDDNPFLPVPHAHWAYALLAPLPLIALYGAFIGLGTLITVLAHRLLGPSAAERVAALEERTEQLLERTRIARELHDSIGHALTVAVVQAGAARAAGDPEFTDRALLAIEDTGRAALEDLERVLGVLRESRGPASGRPTLVEADRLLESARGSGAKIDAELTGALETVPGPVSREGYRILQECLTNVLRHAEDSVPVRVRVAVEERTLSLEVRNPLTAEIPGGPGSGVRGSGLRGIRERAALLGGRARTGPDDGDWQVHVELPLR
- a CDS encoding response regulator transcription factor, with the translated sequence MPVTVLLVDDEPLVRAGLRAVLEAQPDIAVVGEAADGAAVIPLVRRLRPDVVAMDVRMPLMDGIEATRAVLRTVDGPPKILVITTFENDEYVYEALRAGADGFLLKRARPAEIVHAVRLVAEGESLLFPASVRQLAAEYGGSDGNPAARAALRRAALTEREEEVLRLMARGLSNAEIAARLVVGTETVKSHVSAVLAKLGARDRTQAVIAAYESGFVAPG
- a CDS encoding ROK family transcriptional regulator, whose translation is MGQLTGGDPSLLRRINSAVVLHALRATDFATLTEITRVTGLSRPTVEGVVEGLIDGGLVVETAADESAARRQGRPARRFRFRAEAGHLLGLEIGPHRVAVLLSDLDGRILGSLAKDVCETASADERLERLRTAVAELLRRAGVARGSLRAVGATSPGIVETDGTVRLCTALPEWTGLALGERLRRSFKCPVIVENDANAAAVAEHWKGAATESDDMVFVLAGLSPGAGSLIGGRLHRGFGGAAGEIGALHLLGREVTPETLLSTTDEPLHPLDEQAVAEVFRHARAGDERALAAVERFIQRLVHDVAALVLALDPELVVIGGWAAGLDGVLEPLRKELARYCLRPPRVTLSLLGEAAVATGALRLALDHVEEQLFAVESTVTARR
- a CDS encoding GntR family transcriptional regulator, with product MGTTQLDTVPEPKYWHLKTVLSEALDSEFSVGEILPNERDLAARFGVARATLRQALEQLELEGRLQRRRGVGTTVAPPRMGVAVASEQHAWPGAAGDAWQSADCVTAPPPSAVAQILESAPEDRVHIVRRSRVTHGQPVAAELLYIPASSVPDLSGIDAPSGTARARAVLRELARLDLEGEDRAVELGSARADDAKELDRLPGAPVLVVTTRYFAEGRTAAVSVATYRADTCRLTFGDSGGVEIHHDPERRAS